Proteins from a genomic interval of Deltaproteobacteria bacterium:
- a CDS encoding mechanosensitive ion channel — protein MQAMEFIYSLPSVVRIVAILVLAVLAHFVVRGLKRLSQWLLSLKLKTDTADAESFTRRYPKLATLTTIFVSAATFVIYFFAVGLVLREFKVSLTAYLASASVIGLAIGFGLQGAVQDVVIGLTLIFSDALNVEELVEISGQIGKVENIGLRFTTLVNFYGQKIYVPNRNITTISRFRRGAIRAYVDIQIPEGQEPKKTAAELHDMAKGIYHQHKAIILESPELFAVRRAESGGWQYARIKFRVWPGQGTLIETAFKQRIVARMKDIDPDYADWMVAVTYRVE, from the coding sequence ATGCAAGCAATGGAGTTCATCTATTCCCTTCCATCGGTGGTTCGGATTGTTGCCATCTTGGTCCTTGCCGTCTTAGCCCACTTCGTCGTCCGGGGGCTAAAAAGGCTCAGTCAGTGGCTCCTGTCCCTTAAGCTTAAAACGGATACGGCAGATGCAGAGAGTTTTACCCGCCGTTACCCCAAGTTGGCCACATTGACGACTATCTTTGTCAGCGCTGCAACCTTTGTGATTTATTTTTTTGCAGTCGGGCTTGTCCTGCGGGAGTTCAAGGTCTCCCTGACGGCCTACCTGGCAAGTGCTTCGGTGATAGGATTGGCTATCGGTTTTGGACTCCAGGGAGCTGTCCAGGATGTAGTCATTGGATTGACTCTGATTTTTTCCGATGCCTTGAACGTGGAAGAGCTTGTGGAGATTTCGGGTCAAATCGGAAAGGTGGAAAACATAGGGCTCCGTTTTACGACACTGGTGAACTTCTATGGACAAAAGATTTATGTTCCGAACCGCAATATTACCACCATTAGCCGATTTCGCCGTGGCGCCATCCGTGCCTATGTAGATATACAGATACCCGAAGGACAGGAGCCTAAAAAAACTGCGGCCGAACTGCACGACATGGCTAAGGGGATCTACCACCAGCACAAGGCCATCATCCTGGAATCACCGGAACTCTTTGCGGTCAGACGAGCCGAATCCGGCGGTTGGCAGTACGCCCGGATCAAATTTCGTGTTTGGCCCGGGCAGGGCACCTTGATCGAAACGGCTTTCAAACAAAGAATTGTCGCCCGGATGAAGGACATCGATCCGGACTACGCAGACTGGATGGTTGCGGTGACTTATCGGGTTGAGTAA
- a CDS encoding mechanosensitive ion channel, which translates to MNLRLVGFVYAGIILLCTHAAARVLRRFLGERILTDSGLELGVRESITTVIIYLCWGLGILLSLNVMGLSATSIAVAFGALSIGLGFGLQNIFNNFVSGLILLFERPVQVGDVVQINDMWGMVTKINVRSTVVQTYDNASLIIPNSDMISNQVTNWSFKDQRLRRNIIVGVAYGSNTELVRETLLEIAREHPKILKKPKPDVLFQDFGDSALVFQLRLWSTIDHFIAVETDVRFSIDRLFRERGIEIAFPQRDIHIRSTVKKTEPRKTES; encoded by the coding sequence ATGAATTTGAGGTTGGTCGGTTTTGTCTATGCCGGCATCATCCTGTTGTGCACCCACGCGGCTGCACGGGTATTGCGCCGCTTCCTGGGGGAGCGCATTCTTACGGACAGTGGCCTTGAGCTGGGCGTGCGAGAGTCCATTACAACCGTGATTATCTATCTTTGTTGGGGCCTCGGTATCCTTTTGTCCCTGAACGTCATGGGCCTCAGCGCCACCTCCATCGCCGTTGCTTTTGGTGCCCTCAGCATTGGGCTCGGTTTCGGTTTACAAAACATCTTCAACAATTTTGTCAGCGGGCTCATCCTCCTTTTTGAAAGGCCGGTGCAAGTGGGAGATGTGGTTCAGATTAATGATATGTGGGGCATGGTAACGAAAATCAATGTGAGATCGACAGTCGTCCAGACCTATGATAATGCGTCATTGATCATCCCTAATTCGGATATGATCAGCAATCAAGTAACCAATTGGAGTTTTAAAGACCAGAGGTTGCGTCGAAACATTATCGTGGGAGTCGCTTACGGGTCTAACACGGAGTTGGTCCGCGAGACTCTGCTTGAGATTGCCAGAGAGCATCCCAAGATCCTCAAGAAGCCAAAGCCGGATGTCTTGTTTCAAGACTTTGGAGACAGTGCTTTGGTTTTCCAGTTGCGATTATGGAGCACCATAGATCACTTTATCGCTGTGGAAACGGATGTTCGGTTTTCCATTGATCGTTTATTTCGCGAAAGAGGTATCGAGATCGCATTTCCTCAACGCGATATTCACATCCGTTCCACAGTGAAAAAAACAGAACCCCGAAAAACCGAGAGTTGA
- a CDS encoding LapA family protein, which produces MKRWVLLAIGLIFAIFVAQNTQVVEVRLLFWKAEASRILVLLGTFVVGVIVGWLLGWPAKK; this is translated from the coding sequence ATGAAACGTTGGGTTCTTCTGGCGATTGGATTGATTTTTGCGATTTTCGTTGCTCAAAACACGCAGGTAGTAGAAGTGCGTCTTCTATTTTGGAAGGCCGAGGCTTCCAGGATACTGGTGTTGTTGGGGACCTTTGTAGTGGGTGTTATTGTGGGTTGGTTGCTGGGGTGGCCTGCAAAAAAATAG